The following DNA comes from Abyssibacter profundi.
GCATGGACGGATCGTCCGGGTGTTCCCGTTTCAGCTTTTCTGCGATTTGCTCTGGCGACCACTGACGATGCTCAAGCATGCTGACGACCCGATCTGACAAGCGTGTACCGGCTTGCAGCTTAGACGGTCGGCCGCACCTGCGACGAGCSCGGCGGTAGCGTTGGGCGGCCTGGACTGCCGAGTATGATCGGCCGCTCTGRCGYGACAGCTCACGAGAGATCGTTGAACGGTGACGGCCTAACAGGCGTGC
Coding sequences within:
- a CDS encoding helix-turn-helix domain-containing protein, with product MSSSYHHLSPEERATIMIQHGQGATLSSIARLLGRHRSTISRELSRQSGRSYSAVQAAQRYRRARRRCGRPSKLQAGTRLSDRVVSMLEHRQWSPEQIAEKLKREHPDDPSM